A part of Myxococcus landrumus genomic DNA contains:
- a CDS encoding efflux RND transporter periplasmic adaptor subunit: MRQAQRTRRAATRGLAGLLLAMACALTGCKKGSSEAAQPTEPLVTLGRENVALVQQGELRSGPGISGSLQARTAASVRAQVGGTILDVQAQQGQVVRKDQPLARIDDATLRDQVIAARTTVETARNALRVAESDEARNAKLAQAGVITQRDFERAQLSVAQAKGQLAEARSRLALAQEQLGRTRVVAPIAGVVSERHASEGDVVQPGAALFTVVDPRTLRLEASVPAAQLGQVKVGTPVEFKVTGYGDRSFTGKVEHINPVVEAGSGQVRIYVAIPNTDLQLLAGLFAEGRVAAKTAQGLSVPLGALDDSEGKPQVLRVREERVERVPVQLGLRDDVEKRVEVRQGLQEGDVVLLGSARDAVREGARVKVESPRENASPGGEDALGVGGGGASEADGGTPKDAPSKQPKP, from the coding sequence GTGAGACAAGCCCAACGAACAAGGCGGGCGGCCACGAGGGGACTCGCGGGCCTGTTGCTGGCGATGGCCTGCGCGCTGACGGGTTGCAAGAAAGGCTCGAGCGAGGCGGCGCAGCCCACGGAGCCGCTGGTGACGTTGGGGCGGGAGAACGTGGCGCTCGTGCAGCAAGGCGAGCTGCGCTCCGGCCCCGGCATCTCCGGCTCACTCCAGGCCCGCACGGCCGCGTCGGTGCGAGCGCAGGTCGGCGGCACCATCCTCGATGTCCAGGCCCAGCAAGGGCAGGTGGTGCGCAAGGACCAGCCTCTCGCGCGCATCGATGATGCGACGCTGAGGGACCAGGTCATCGCCGCGCGCACGACGGTGGAGACGGCGCGCAATGCCTTGCGGGTGGCGGAGTCAGATGAGGCTCGCAACGCGAAGCTGGCCCAGGCGGGAGTCATCACCCAGCGCGACTTCGAGCGGGCCCAGTTGTCCGTGGCGCAGGCGAAGGGGCAGCTCGCGGAGGCGCGCTCGCGGCTCGCCCTGGCGCAGGAGCAGTTGGGGCGCACGCGCGTGGTGGCGCCCATCGCGGGCGTGGTGAGCGAGCGGCACGCGAGCGAGGGTGACGTCGTGCAGCCCGGCGCCGCGCTGTTCACCGTGGTGGACCCACGCACCTTGCGCCTGGAGGCCTCGGTGCCGGCCGCGCAGTTGGGGCAGGTGAAGGTGGGGACGCCGGTGGAGTTCAAGGTCACGGGGTACGGAGACCGCTCCTTCACGGGGAAGGTGGAGCACATCAACCCGGTGGTGGAGGCGGGCTCGGGGCAGGTGCGCATCTACGTGGCCATTCCCAACACGGACCTCCAGCTCCTCGCGGGGCTGTTCGCGGAGGGGCGCGTGGCCGCGAAGACGGCGCAGGGGCTCTCCGTGCCGCTGGGGGCGCTCGATGATTCGGAGGGCAAGCCGCAGGTCCTCCGGGTGCGCGAGGAGCGCGTGGAGCGTGTCCCCGTGCAACTGGGCCTGCGCGACGATGTCGAGAAGCGCGTGGAGGTGCGCCAGGGGCTCCAGGAAGGAGACGTGGTGCTGCTGGGCTCCGCGCGAGACGCGGTCCGTGAGGGCGCACGCGTCAAGGTGGAGTCACCGCGCGAGAACGCATCGCCAGGAGGAGAGGACGCGCTCGGCGTGGGCGGAGGTGGCGCTTCCGAAGCGGATGGAGGCACCCCGAAGGACGCGCCGTCGAAGCAACCCAAGCCCTGA
- a CDS encoding ADYC domain-containing protein, with the protein MLIAVGLMGCEGAVEVESRDSLETRVAELSAPNGRNLNGRNLNGRNLNGTDLSGMLVAVRFDGARRANPRASALTQTWLEGSVFHAESASGHVSGMDFLGASFVGELGEGTTVSLRVDDIQPGTGANADLWVYRVSYYSRDEDAWRPICTAEGGGTLGAIAVSGRWDYRQGVAGGGSKTEDSQSFTFACEGAAIAKCMRFGYRPWGGVAGGHDLGTLHQACTRMVRADFCGDGTSFTVDGTWVNLYDASGVQRDSEGWSVEAEWDAQGSRCRAQTTRARGREVLCPSRSLIPVCGLPTSFLLGTLLMSEIPVAGTQGPY; encoded by the coding sequence ATGCTCATCGCCGTCGGGCTGATGGGGTGTGAGGGCGCGGTGGAGGTGGAGTCGCGCGACTCGCTGGAGACTCGGGTGGCCGAGTTATCGGCGCCCAACGGTCGCAACCTGAATGGCCGCAACTTGAATGGCCGCAATCTCAACGGCACGGACCTGTCGGGGATGTTGGTGGCGGTGCGCTTCGATGGCGCGCGCCGGGCGAATCCTCGCGCCAGCGCGCTGACGCAGACGTGGCTGGAGGGCAGCGTCTTCCACGCCGAGTCCGCGAGCGGCCACGTCTCCGGCATGGACTTCCTGGGCGCAAGTTTCGTCGGCGAGCTGGGAGAGGGCACCACCGTCTCCCTGCGCGTGGACGACATCCAGCCGGGCACGGGCGCGAACGCGGACCTCTGGGTCTATCGCGTCTCCTACTACTCGCGGGACGAGGACGCGTGGAGGCCCATCTGCACGGCGGAGGGCGGCGGCACGTTGGGCGCGATTGCTGTGTCGGGCCGTTGGGACTACCGGCAGGGCGTCGCGGGGGGCGGCTCGAAGACGGAGGACTCGCAGTCCTTCACCTTCGCTTGCGAGGGCGCGGCCATCGCCAAGTGCATGCGCTTCGGCTATCGGCCGTGGGGCGGCGTGGCGGGTGGGCATGACCTGGGGACGCTGCACCAGGCCTGCACGCGCATGGTGCGCGCGGACTTCTGCGGTGATGGCACTTCATTCACGGTGGATGGGACGTGGGTGAATCTGTACGACGCCTCGGGTGTGCAGCGGGACTCCGAGGGGTGGAGCGTGGAAGCGGAGTGGGACGCGCAGGGCTCGCGTTGCCGGGCGCAGACGACGAGGGCGCGAGGGCGCGAGGTGCTGTGCCCTTCGCGTTCGCTGATTCCGGTCTGTGGCCTGCCCACGAGCTTCCTCTTGGGGACGTTGCTGATGAGTGAAATCCCGGTCGCCGGGACGCAGGGCCCGTACTGA
- a CDS encoding efflux RND transporter permease subunit — MFISDFAIKRPIVTITAMVTLVIFGLVALWQLETDEFPDVQAPVIAVSIVYPGAAPETVEREIVEPIEDAIFAISGVDPKETTATATDGLATFTVFFEFEKDIQEASQDIRDAISSKRADLPREMEEPVLTRFDPADAPIVSLTLTSERLDVAALSRVADPLVVGELRSVPGVAQANVVGDVEREMTVQLKPEALQAARISLAEVVTALGAQNLAAPVGRINSPLEEESIRLKGRLETPEEFQSMAVATRDGQVIRLGQLGEVFVGSEEPRTLALYDGVQAVGIDVLKSKGYSTTEVADAVRERVKALEQRLPSGVKLAIVRDAGVRVESAVENVQSALVEGALLTVLVVFLFLNSWRSTVITGLALPVSVLAAFISVWVFGFTLNTMSLLGLTLAIGILIDDAIVVRENIVRHIEMGKDHYTASREGTSEIGLAVSATTFSIVAVFVPVAFMYGVAGQWFKPFALTIACAVLVSLFVSFSLDPMLSAYWPDPQVEQGARRGVISRILSRFNTWFDRQADRYKGVIAWALDHRLAMVLVAVGSLVGALALQGTVGGAGFVPVSDRSEVELLVETPPGSSLEYTRRKVEEVTRVARAHPEVAYTYSTIGVPLPLSAPGVDQALVYVRLKPKAEREVSQDALGSTLRTELARVGGAKVSVFTSGFGGAFKQIQLELRGSDQKTLTELARRVQREVEQVPGAVDVGLSTRGQKPELEVDLNRGLAGQLGVTVGQVAQVLRPAFAGLDVGDWVDPSGETRDVMVRLAPEARDNPDDLARLPILVGASPQGVPQLIPLGQVADIRQSLGPAQITHLDRERVINVQANVQGRSLTEVMRDIQTRLGAVELPAGYTLTTGGESADQEEVFSRVFLALGVAVLLMYLILVIQFGSFLDPLAILLSLPLSLIGVVLALLITGDTLNIMSLIGVILLMGIVAKNAILLIDFAKWSHEKGMPLREALIEAGRIRLRPIIMTTFALVAGMIPVAIGSGEGGDFRAPLGRAVIGGTITSTLLTLLVIPTVYEILVDTRTWLGRRMRKVFRSRTPGGDERPHHGGGGTPRPAPQAPQK; from the coding sequence GTGTTCATCTCCGACTTCGCCATCAAGCGTCCCATCGTCACCATCACCGCGATGGTGACCCTGGTCATCTTCGGCCTGGTCGCGCTGTGGCAGCTCGAGACGGACGAGTTCCCGGACGTCCAGGCTCCCGTCATCGCGGTCAGCATCGTCTACCCAGGCGCCGCACCCGAGACGGTGGAGCGTGAAATCGTCGAGCCCATCGAGGACGCCATCTTCGCCATCAGCGGCGTGGACCCGAAGGAGACGACGGCCACCGCGACGGACGGTCTGGCCACCTTCACGGTGTTCTTCGAGTTCGAGAAGGACATCCAGGAGGCCTCGCAGGACATCCGCGATGCCATCTCCAGCAAGCGGGCCGACTTGCCACGGGAGATGGAGGAGCCCGTGCTCACGCGGTTCGACCCGGCGGATGCGCCCATTGTCTCGCTGACGTTGACGTCGGAGCGGCTCGACGTGGCGGCGCTGTCTCGCGTGGCCGACCCGCTGGTGGTGGGGGAGCTGCGCTCGGTGCCCGGGGTGGCGCAGGCCAACGTCGTGGGCGACGTGGAGCGGGAGATGACGGTGCAGCTCAAGCCGGAGGCGCTCCAGGCCGCGCGCATCTCGCTGGCGGAGGTGGTGACGGCGCTGGGGGCGCAGAACCTGGCCGCGCCGGTGGGCCGCATCAACTCGCCGCTCGAGGAGGAGTCCATCCGCCTCAAGGGACGGCTCGAGACGCCCGAGGAGTTCCAGAGCATGGCGGTGGCCACGCGGGATGGGCAGGTCATCCGGCTGGGCCAGTTGGGAGAGGTCTTCGTGGGCTCAGAGGAGCCGCGCACGCTGGCGCTCTATGACGGCGTGCAGGCGGTCGGCATCGACGTGCTGAAGTCGAAGGGCTACAGCACCACTGAGGTCGCCGACGCCGTGCGCGAGCGCGTGAAGGCGCTCGAACAGCGGCTGCCCTCGGGCGTGAAGCTGGCCATCGTCCGCGACGCGGGCGTGCGTGTGGAGAGCGCGGTGGAGAACGTGCAGTCGGCGCTGGTGGAGGGCGCGCTGCTCACGGTGCTGGTGGTGTTCCTCTTTCTCAACTCATGGCGCTCCACCGTCATCACGGGGCTGGCGCTGCCGGTGAGCGTGCTCGCGGCGTTCATCAGCGTCTGGGTCTTCGGCTTCACGCTCAACACGATGTCGCTGCTGGGCCTGACGCTCGCCATCGGCATCCTCATCGACGACGCCATCGTGGTGCGCGAGAACATCGTCCGCCACATCGAGATGGGGAAGGACCACTACACGGCGTCGCGCGAGGGCACGTCGGAAATCGGGCTCGCGGTGTCGGCGACCACGTTCTCCATCGTCGCCGTCTTCGTCCCGGTGGCTTTCATGTACGGCGTGGCGGGGCAGTGGTTCAAACCCTTCGCGCTCACCATCGCCTGCGCGGTGCTGGTGTCGCTGTTCGTCTCCTTCTCCCTGGACCCGATGCTCAGCGCGTACTGGCCGGACCCGCAGGTGGAGCAGGGCGCTCGGCGCGGCGTCATCTCGCGCATCCTCTCGCGCTTCAACACGTGGTTCGACCGACAGGCGGACCGGTACAAGGGTGTCATCGCCTGGGCGTTGGACCACCGGCTCGCCATGGTGCTGGTGGCGGTGGGCTCGCTCGTGGGCGCGCTGGCGCTCCAGGGAACCGTGGGCGGCGCGGGCTTCGTGCCCGTGAGTGACCGCTCGGAGGTGGAGCTGCTGGTGGAGACACCGCCGGGCTCCAGCCTGGAGTACACGCGACGCAAGGTGGAGGAGGTGACGCGGGTGGCTCGGGCGCATCCCGAGGTGGCCTATACGTACAGCACCATCGGTGTGCCGCTGCCCTTGAGCGCGCCCGGCGTGGACCAGGCCCTGGTGTACGTGAGGCTCAAGCCGAAGGCGGAGCGCGAGGTGAGCCAGGATGCGCTGGGCAGCACGCTGCGCACGGAGCTGGCGCGCGTGGGCGGCGCGAAGGTCTCCGTCTTCACCTCGGGGTTTGGCGGCGCGTTCAAGCAGATTCAGTTGGAGCTGCGCGGCTCGGACCAGAAGACGCTGACGGAGCTGGCGCGGCGCGTACAGCGCGAGGTGGAGCAGGTGCCCGGCGCGGTGGACGTGGGCCTCTCCACGCGAGGACAGAAGCCGGAGCTGGAGGTGGACCTGAACCGGGGCCTCGCGGGGCAGCTCGGCGTGACGGTGGGGCAGGTGGCCCAGGTGCTGCGGCCGGCCTTCGCGGGGCTCGACGTGGGGGACTGGGTGGACCCGTCGGGAGAGACTCGAGACGTCATGGTGCGTCTGGCGCCCGAGGCACGAGACAACCCGGACGACTTGGCGCGCCTGCCCATCCTCGTGGGCGCGAGTCCGCAAGGCGTGCCTCAGCTCATTCCGCTGGGACAGGTGGCGGACATCCGCCAGTCCCTCGGTCCCGCGCAAATCACGCACCTGGACCGTGAGCGGGTCATCAACGTGCAGGCGAACGTGCAGGGGCGCTCGTTGACGGAGGTGATGCGAGACATCCAGACGCGGCTGGGGGCAGTGGAGCTGCCCGCGGGCTACACGCTGACAACGGGAGGCGAGTCCGCGGACCAGGAGGAGGTCTTCTCCCGGGTGTTCCTCGCGCTGGGTGTTGCCGTGTTGCTGATGTATCTCATCCTCGTCATCCAGTTCGGCTCATTCCTGGACCCGCTGGCCATCCTCCTCTCCCTGCCACTGTCGCTCATCGGCGTGGTGCTGGCGCTGCTCATCACCGGGGACACGCTCAACATCATGAGCCTCATCGGCGTCATCCTGCTGATGGGCATCGTCGCGAAGAACGCCATCCTCCTCATCGACTTCGCGAAGTGGTCCCACGAGAAGGGGATGCCCCTGCGCGAGGCGCTCATCGAGGCGGGCCGCATCCGCTTGCGCCCCATCATCATGACGACCTTCGCGTTGGTGGCGGGCATGATTCCCGTGGCCATCGGCTCGGGCGAGGGCGGCGACTTCCGGGCACCCCTGGGCCGCGCGGTGATTGGCGGGACGATTACGTCCACGCTGCTGACGCTGCTGGTGATTCCGACGGTGTACGAAATCCTGGTGGACACGCGGACGTGGCTGGGTCGCAGGATGCGCAAGGTCTTCCGCTCGCGAACCCCGGGCGGTGACGAGCGGCCTCACCACGGAGGCGGAGGCACCCCGCGTCCGGCACCCCAGGCTCCACAGAAGTGA